A stretch of the Actinomyces qiguomingii genome encodes the following:
- a CDS encoding general stress protein, with the protein MSTSQFSMQAAPLGMARGSIPRGDEVASFATYAEAQHAVDSLSDAGFPVQYLAIIGTDLRQVERITGRMSWGRAVANGAVSGLWIGLFFAAMMMLLGPREGTGTVLIAAVIMGVIWGMIFQVAAYALTRGRRDFTSISQVVASRYSVIASQLAGEAARALADSPGNLTRGGEAARRAEERRAARQQARGQGSSAFGSRPDEQPRFGVRLPEGVDPQTYSQDRTSSAAPSASTAPSSGMDSQPSPTTAEAVESQTDEPVVGHNEDDDDPYRRRPDDA; encoded by the coding sequence ATGAGCACGAGCCAGTTCTCCATGCAGGCCGCGCCGTTGGGCATGGCGCGGGGAAGTATTCCGCGTGGCGACGAGGTCGCCTCCTTCGCGACCTACGCCGAGGCGCAGCACGCCGTCGACTCTCTGTCCGACGCGGGCTTCCCCGTCCAGTACCTGGCCATTATCGGGACCGACCTGCGCCAGGTCGAGCGTATCACCGGGCGCATGAGCTGGGGTCGGGCGGTGGCCAACGGCGCGGTGTCGGGGCTGTGGATCGGCCTGTTCTTCGCCGCCATGATGATGCTGCTCGGCCCTCGTGAGGGCACGGGCACGGTGCTGATCGCGGCTGTGATCATGGGCGTCATCTGGGGGATGATCTTCCAGGTCGCCGCCTATGCCCTAACCCGGGGCAGGCGCGATTTCACCTCCATCAGTCAAGTGGTGGCCTCACGTTACTCCGTGATCGCCTCGCAGCTGGCCGGTGAGGCGGCGCGGGCACTGGCGGACAGCCCTGGCAATCTCACCCGCGGTGGTGAGGCTGCACGCCGTGCTGAGGAGCGTCGGGCCGCCCGGCAGCAGGCGCGTGGGCAGGGCAGCAGCGCCTTCGGATCCCGCCCGGATGAGCAGCCCCGTTTCGGTGTGCGCCTGCCCGAGGGTGTGGATCCGCAGACCTATTCGCAGGACCGGACCTCCTCCGCCGCGCCCTCGGCCTCAACCGCTCCCTCAAGCGGGATGGACTCCCAGCCGTCGCCGACCACCGCTGAAGCGGTCGAATCTCAGACAGATGAGCCGGTCGTGGGTCACAATGAAGACGATGATGACCCCTACCGCCGTCGCCCCGACGACGCGTGA